GCACGGGGCTTGCGAGGCGTTTTGCTAGGACATGAGCATGACGATGACAATCCCCCAAATGATGAGCAGGGTATTGCCGATGGCGTAAGGAACCGTGTAGCCCAGGGCGGGCACCTGGCTCTTTGCCGTTTCGGTGATCTGGCCGATGGCCGCGGTGGTGGTCCGGGCTCCGGCGCAGACTCCCAATGCAATGGCGGGATGGAACTTGAATACATACCGCGCAATGTATACGCCCACGATCATCGGCACGCTGGTGGCGATGATGCCCGCGATGAAGAGCTTGGCGCCCAGTTGCTGGAAGCCCAGCACGAATCCCGGTCCTGACGATATGCCCACGACCGCAACGAATGTCGTCAGCCCCACCGATGTCAGGAACCAGTGCACCGGTTCCGGCACCCGGCCGAAGGTCGGATGCACCGAGCGCAGATAGCCGAAGATCAGGCCGGAAATCAACGCGCCGCCGGAGGTCGACAAGGTGACGGGAACGCCGCCCACGGTCAGCACCAGCGAGCCGAACAGGCCGCCGAGCAGGATGCCGAAACCGACGAAGACCATGTCGGTCTGGCTGGTGGCGCGGTCGACGTAGCCCAGCTTGCCCACCACGCGCTCGACGTCGCGCTTGGCGCCCAGCACGAACAGGCGGTCGCCGCGGTCCAGCTTCAGCCCCCAGTTGATCGGCATGTCGTGGCCGCCGCGCACGACCTTGCGCAGGAACACGCCGCGGCCCAGTTCACGGCCGACTTCGCTGTCCGCGATTTCCTTGATGGTCTTGCCGGCAATGTTCTTATTGGTCAGCACGACCTCGACGACCTCGGCGGGCATGCTGATGAGGTCGCGGTCCTCGACCTCGGTGCCGATGATGCCGGCGGCCTGGGTGACCAGCGCGTCATGCCGGCCGGTAATGCCTAACACGTCGCCCTGCTGCAACACCGTCTTGCCATCGCTGTCGATGACCTGGTCGCCGCGCCGGATGCGCTCCACGAACACGCGGGCCTCGACGAAGCGGGACTCCAGCTCTCCCACCGTCTTGCCGGCGAACTCGGCGTTGTCCAGCTTGTAGGCGCGCGCGATGAACTTGCGATAACCGGACAGCTCCATCGAGTCGGCGCCGCCGGACATCTTGGCTTCGTATTCCTGGCACTCCTTGACGATGTCCACGCGCATCAGCTTCGGCCCCAGCGAGGCCAGCAGCCAGGCGCTTCCGACCGTGCCGAAGATGTAGCAGACCGCGTAGGCGACAGGAATGCTGTCGATCCATTTCTTTTTGGTGGCTGCGTCTATGCCCAGGCCGTTGATGGTGTCCGTCGCCACGCCCATGACCGCGGAAATGGTTTGGGCTCCGGACAACAAGCCTGCGCCAGTGCCGGCATCGAAGCCGAAGCCTACGGCTGTCGCCCATGTCACCAGCAGGCAGATCACGCACAGAATGACGGCGAAGATGACCTGCGGCAGGCCATCGCTTTTCATACCCCGGAAGAACTGCGGTCCGACGCCGTAACCCAGACCGAAGAGAAAGAGCAGGAAGAAGACCTGCTTGAGGACGGGAGCGATCGTGATGTTTAGCTGCCCCACCAGCACGCCTACCAGCAGCGTTCCGGTCACGGCTCCCAGATTGAATCCGAAAATCTTCTTGGCGCCTATCCAGTACCCGAGACCGAGGGTAAGGAATATCGCAAGTTCCGGATATTTTCGCAGAGTGTCAAAGAACCATTCCATCCCGAATCTCCTTCGTTCTGTACAGGTCAAGCACTTGCGCGTATCTAGCTGCGCGCGGAACACATTATCAGAATCTTTCGAGAAATCAAAAGATTTGGAACACTGAAATCACAAGATGTGTAGTCCTCGCGTCGAAAAATAAAAAAGCCCGCCAGCGCAAAGCTGGCGGGCCCTTCAAATACAACAGCGCGTAAGGCTTACAGCGCGCCGGTCAGTTCGGGCACGACCTGGAACAGATCGCCCACCAGGCCATAATCGGCCACGCCGAAGATCGGCGCTTCCGGATCCTTGTTGATGGCGACGATGACCTTCGAATCCTTCATGCCGGCCAAGTGCTGGATGGCACCCGAGATACCAACCGCCACATACAGCTGCGGCGCGACGATCTTGCCGGTCTGACCGACTTGCCAGTCGTTAGGCGCGTAGCCGGCGTCGACCGCGGCGCGCGAGGCGCCCAGCGCCGCGCCCAGCTTGTCGGCCAGCGGATCCAGGATCTTGAAGTTCTCGGCGCTGCCCAGGCCGCGGCCGCCGGAGACGACGACGCGCGCGCCGGCCAGTTCCGGACGGTCGCTCTTGGCGACTTCGCGGCCCACGAAGGTGGACAGGCCCGAATCGGCCACGGCGGCGACTTCTTCCACCGCACCCGAACCGCCCTGCGCGGCCACGGCGTCAAAGCCGGTGGTGCGCACGGTGATGACCTTGACGGCGTCGGCCGACTGCACGGTGGCAATGGCGTTGCCGGCGTAGATCGGGCGCTGGAAGGTGTCGGCCGATTCCACGCCGATGATGTCGGAGATCTGCGCCACGTCCAGCTTGGCGGCCACACGCGGGGCCACGTTCTTGCCCGAGGCGGTCGCGGGGAACAGGATGTGGCTGTAGCCCGAGGCCACAGCCAGTACCTGGGCGGCGACGTTCTCGGCCAGGCCGTCGGCCAGTTGCGGCGCGTCGGCCAGCAGGACCTTGGCGACGCCCGCGGCGGCGGCGGCCTGGTCGGCCACGGCGCGCGCGTTGGCGCCGGCGACCAGCACGTGCACGTCGCCTCCGATCTTGGCGGCGGCGGCGACGGCGTTCAGGGTTGCGCCCTTGAGCTGGGCGTTATCGTGTTCGGCAATAACCAGCGTCGTCATGTTCAGACCACCTTCGCTTCGTTCTTGAGTTTGTCCACCAGGGCCGCGACATCGGCCACCTTGATGCCGGCCTTGCGAGCGGGCGGCTCGCTGACCTTCAGCGTCTTCAGGCGCGGCGCGGCGTCCACACCCAGTTCTTCCGGCGTGACGGTGTCCAGCTGCTTCTTCTTGGCCTTCATGATGTTGGGCAGCGTGACGTAGCGCGGCTCGTTCAGGCGCAGGTCGGTGGTGACGATGGCGGGCAGCTTGAGCGTCAGCGTTTCCAGGCCGCCGTCGACTTCGCGCGTGACCGTGACCTTGCCGTCGGCCAGCTCGACCTTGCTGGCGAACGTGGCTTGCGGCCAGTCCAGCAGCGCGGCCAGCATCTGGCCGGTCTGGTTGGCATCGTCGTCGATAGCTTGCTTGCCCAGGATCACCAGCTGCGGCTGTTCCTTGTCGACCAGCGCCTTCAGCAGCTTGGCCACGGCCAGCGGCTGCAGTTCGGCATCGGTCTGGACCAGCACGCCGCGGTCGGCGCCGATGGCCATGGCCGTGCGCAGCGTTTCCTGGCATTGCGCAACGCCGCAAGAAACCGCCACGACTTCAGCCACGGCGCCCTTTTCCTTCAGGCGGGTCGCTTCTTCGACGGCGATTTCGTCAAAGGGGTTCATGGACATCTTCACATTGGCGATATCCACGCCGGTTTGATCAGACTTGACGCGCACCTTGACGTTGTAGTCAACGACGCGTTTGACAGGTACCAAAACCTTCATCCCGCTGCCTCCAAATGGAAAATAATTACCCGGCATGCGCCGGGATCGCATTGCACAATTTTTTCTCGATTCTACAGCTTCGCCAGCGCTCGTATATGGGCGACCACGCTGCGGCCCAGGGCGGACAAGTTGTAACCGCCTTCCAGCGTGCTGACGATGCGCCCCTGGCAGTGGCGCTCGGCCACCTCCACGAGCTGTTCTGTTATCCAGGCGTAATCGGCCTCGACCAGGCCCATCTGGCCCATGTCGTCCTCGCGGTGCGCGTCGAAACCGGCCGATACCAGGATCAGCTCGGGCCGGTGCGCTTCCAGCGCCGGCAGCCAGGTATCGGTGACGATGGCCCTGACCGCGGCCCCGCCGGTATACGCGGCCACGGGCACGTTCAGCATGTTCGAAGCGGGATTCTCGGCGCCGCTATTGGGAAAGAACGGGTGCTGGAAGAAGCTGCACATCAGCACGCGGTCGTTGCCGGCGAAGATGTCTTCGGTGCCGTTGCCGTGGTGCACGTCGAAATCGACGATGGCGACCCGCGACAGGCCGTGGAAGTCCAGCGCATGCTGCGCCGCAATAGCGACGTTGTTCAGAAAGCAGAATCCCATGGCCTGGGAACGGCAGGCGTGATGCCCTGGGGGCCTCACCGCGCAGAAGGCCGTGCGGGCCTCTCCGCCCATCACCGCGTCCACCGCGGCCACCCCTGCCCCAGCCGCGTAAAGCGCGGCTTCGTAGGTGTGGGGGTTCATCAGCGTATCCGGATCGATAGGGAAATACCCTTGCTCCGGTGTATGTTCGCGCAAACTGTTCAGATACTGGACAGTGTGCACCCGCAATATGTCATGGCGGGATGCCTGCGGCGCCTGGCGGTCGTCCAGGTAAGGCATCAAGCCGCTGGCCAGCAACTGGTCTGAAATGGCGTCCAGCCTCTGGGGGCTTTCGGGATGCCAACTGCCCATTTCATGCAGGCGGCATGCCGGGTGGGTAAGATACATGGTCTCCATAAGGAAGATTATGTTCATCTGTCGGCGATTACTGCAACTCGGAACGCTCTCCGCCCTGCTGGCGGGCTGCTCCACCACCGCCCCCTCTGCACCCAACACCGTCGCCGGCCAGCCGGCTGCCGAATCAACCCCGGCCCCCATCCGCATCGGACCCAGTGCGCCGACACCTGGATCCGAACTGGCGGACGACGCTCCCGCCGCGCTGGCCGCCAATGGCACGTTGCGGCCTGAAGTCCGCACTTTCGTGGAAAACCTGGCCACCGAGCGCCAGCTGCCGCTGGACCCCATGGTCGCCGCGCTGGCCGGGTCGCGCTACAACGCCACCGTCGCGCGCCTGATCGCGCCGTCGCCCCCGGGCAAAAAGATCTGGCGCAGCTGGCTGACCTACCGCTCGCGCTTTGTCGAACCCAAGCGCATCGGCTGGGGCGTGGAGTTCTACAACGAGAACCGCGACCTGCTCAATCAGGCGGCGCAGCGCTTCGGCGTGCCGGCGCCGGTGATCGCGTCCATCATCGGCGTGGAAACGCTGTACGGCCGTAATATGGGCAATTTCCGCGTGCTGGATGCGCTGACCACGCTGGCCTTCGACTATCCGGACCCCGCCAAACCCGAGCGCGCCACCATGTTCCGCGGCCAACTCGCCGACTTCCTGACCCTGGTCATGAAAGACAAGCTGGACCTGGAAACCCGCGGCTCGTACGCGGGCGCCATCGGCATGCCCCAGTTCATGCCCACCAGCGTCATGCATTACGCGGTGGACGGCGACGACAACGGCCACATCGACCTGAGCAACAACACCCGTGACGCCATCATGTCCGTGGGCAGCTTCCTGTCGCAGCACGGCTGGCAGCGCGGCCTGCCGGTGTTCGCTCCGGTGGTGCTGCCCGCAGATCCCGCGCCCCTGGTCGACGGCGGACTGGAACCCAAGCAAAGCTGGGGCACGCTCACCGCGGCCGGCGCCCGCCTGCAGCCTGGCGCATCGGCCGCGGGCTGGGGCAGCCAGCCGCT
The sequence above is drawn from the Achromobacter xylosoxidans genome and encodes:
- a CDS encoding histone deacetylase family protein, with translation METMYLTHPACRLHEMGSWHPESPQRLDAISDQLLASGLMPYLDDRQAPQASRHDILRVHTVQYLNSLREHTPEQGYFPIDPDTLMNPHTYEAALYAAGAGVAAVDAVMGGEARTAFCAVRPPGHHACRSQAMGFCFLNNVAIAAQHALDFHGLSRVAIVDFDVHHGNGTEDIFAGNDRVLMCSFFQHPFFPNSGAENPASNMLNVPVAAYTGGAAVRAIVTDTWLPALEAHRPELILVSAGFDAHREDDMGQMGLVEADYAWITEQLVEVAERHCQGRIVSTLEGGYNLSALGRSVVAHIRALAKL
- the mltB gene encoding lytic murein transglycosylase B; its protein translation is MFICRRLLQLGTLSALLAGCSTTAPSAPNTVAGQPAAESTPAPIRIGPSAPTPGSELADDAPAALAANGTLRPEVRTFVENLATERQLPLDPMVAALAGSRYNATVARLIAPSPPGKKIWRSWLTYRSRFVEPKRIGWGVEFYNENRDLLNQAAQRFGVPAPVIASIIGVETLYGRNMGNFRVLDALTTLAFDYPDPAKPERATMFRGQLADFLTLVMKDKLDLETRGSYAGAIGMPQFMPTSVMHYAVDGDDNGHIDLSNNTRDAIMSVGSFLSQHGWQRGLPVFAPVVLPADPAPLVDGGLEPKQSWGTLTAAGARLQPGASAAGWGSQPLGVVDLVEEARGTAQYRVGTPNFFALTKYNRSYFYATSVADLASEIEARVGR
- a CDS encoding electron transfer flavoprotein subunit alpha/FixB family protein — translated: MTTLVIAEHDNAQLKGATLNAVAAAAKIGGDVHVLVAGANARAVADQAAAAAGVAKVLLADAPQLADGLAENVAAQVLAVASGYSHILFPATASGKNVAPRVAAKLDVAQISDIIGVESADTFQRPIYAGNAIATVQSADAVKVITVRTTGFDAVAAQGGSGAVEEVAAVADSGLSTFVGREVAKSDRPELAGARVVVSGGRGLGSAENFKILDPLADKLGAALGASRAAVDAGYAPNDWQVGQTGKIVAPQLYVAVGISGAIQHLAGMKDSKVIVAINKDPEAPIFGVADYGLVGDLFQVVPELTGAL
- a CDS encoding electron transfer flavoprotein subunit beta/FixA family protein, which encodes MKVLVPVKRVVDYNVKVRVKSDQTGVDIANVKMSMNPFDEIAVEEATRLKEKGAVAEVVAVSCGVAQCQETLRTAMAIGADRGVLVQTDAELQPLAVAKLLKALVDKEQPQLVILGKQAIDDDANQTGQMLAALLDWPQATFASKVELADGKVTVTREVDGGLETLTLKLPAIVTTDLRLNEPRYVTLPNIMKAKKKQLDTVTPEELGVDAAPRLKTLKVSEPPARKAGIKVADVAALVDKLKNEAKVV
- the aspT gene encoding aspartate-alanine antiporter — its product is MEWFFDTLRKYPELAIFLTLGLGYWIGAKKIFGFNLGAVTGTLLVGVLVGQLNITIAPVLKQVFFLLFLFGLGYGVGPQFFRGMKSDGLPQVIFAVILCVICLLVTWATAVGFGFDAGTGAGLLSGAQTISAVMGVATDTINGLGIDAATKKKWIDSIPVAYAVCYIFGTVGSAWLLASLGPKLMRVDIVKECQEYEAKMSGGADSMELSGYRKFIARAYKLDNAEFAGKTVGELESRFVEARVFVERIRRGDQVIDSDGKTVLQQGDVLGITGRHDALVTQAAGIIGTEVEDRDLISMPAEVVEVVLTNKNIAGKTIKEIADSEVGRELGRGVFLRKVVRGGHDMPINWGLKLDRGDRLFVLGAKRDVERVVGKLGYVDRATSQTDMVFVGFGILLGGLFGSLVLTVGGVPVTLSTSGGALISGLIFGYLRSVHPTFGRVPEPVHWFLTSVGLTTFVAVVGISSGPGFVLGFQQLGAKLFIAGIIATSVPMIVGVYIARYVFKFHPAIALGVCAGARTTTAAIGQITETAKSQVPALGYTVPYAIGNTLLIIWGIVIVMLMS